The Tripterygium wilfordii isolate XIE 37 chromosome 23, ASM1340144v1, whole genome shotgun sequence genomic sequence TAGCAGCACATTCAACCACATGGGCCTTGAACTTCTCTAGCTCTGCCAAAACTTCATCTTCTGGCCTATAGAGTAAATCACTCATGCGCCAAATCTGCACAACACCAGCATCAGTTTAGCACATAATTTACAGCTTTTTCACAAGCAGCGTTGTCTTAGTAAAAAACACCAACCCAGGGCTCATGATGGGAACAAATAACCAAGGACTCAATTAATACAAAACATATTCTTCCATCAGAATTCAAGCAGTCCATGATTACGTCAGGGACTCCATGAGGGGTAAGGACTCAACAATGTCAACTTCCTCACACATTTAGTGGTAACAGATTAAGAAAGTTTGGGAAAAGTTCATTCTCCTAGAACTTTTGTGCCACTCAATTTTGGGAAAAGTCCATTCTTTTAGAACTTTAGTGCCACTCAAATATTAGAAAGCATCTCATTTTCCTAAAAACCATCaaaacattattatttatgattaTAAATTCCCAACTAACGCACTACTATGGGGAGAATCATCTTCTCTTGCCAGAACACCTCAGGACACGGGTTTCAAAGACATCCATTTTCCCAACACCTTGGGGTAAATCTTGCAATGTTATCCACAAGTCCGCTTGATGTCTTACAACTTTGAAGGGGTATTACAATTTTTCCCTCAGCTGCCAATTTCACTAGTCCAAATTTTTTCCCCACAACACTGGTGCTATTCTATCCCCTAAATCACCAGTTCATTTGCAGAAAAGAAACCATTTACAGAAGAAGTCATATGATACCTGCAATGTTCCTCCTCCACCAGTGGTCTCACAATCATCAGACACACTAACAATAGTCCAAGGATCAGATGCATTCCAATGGAAGTCAACAACTTTGTCCCTGTACAACCAGCAAAGAAAAAACTTCAGCTCCAGAAAAAATTTATGAATGACGAGAATGCTAAACAGGCATCCTATGACATGCGGAAAAATTCCCCACCCACCCCCGGAGAAGATGCATCTAACCGGTTAtcaatcaatttgatgcctcttTCAGTGCACGAAAAATTAGAAGTTTAATTAATCTATAAGTTTTttattcctcaaaaaaaaagagagagaaagagaagtcTAAATAATTTTTCACTCATCTCATCCAATTAAGACACTTTATGGAGGAGAAATAATTAAGCTTTGTCAAATTCCTTATCGAGAACAAAATCAGGCAAATACAGATGAGAGAAACAATTAAGCTTTGCCAAATGCATAGTTACAAGGACAAACATATGATACAACAGAAAAACGGCGGAGATTATTGTGTAAAAGAAAAGGCGACATGCACCAGTAAGGAATGCTTCAGTTCAATGTTCATGGACAACAAGGACAGAAAAACACTAAAAACAATATCCTGAAGCATTTAAATGAACAGTGATGGTCAGGTtatcaaaacacaattttccAAGGAAGAACTAAAGCGAAAACgcaatagtaaaaaaaaagggaggcgAAAACCAAAAATTAGAACAGTTTGATGCAGTTGACTGCTAATTGCAACTACGTAATCATCGTAACAATAAAAGTAGACCCAGTAACAAACCTGTGACCAGTATGCTGGAAAAACAAGCCAGCAGGAGAACTGGGGGATTCTGATGCACTCCCAGACTGTTTGCCTACCTGAAATATCAATGGCCCAAATGATAATTTCACTAAACAATTTTCTCCACCAATACTGCAAAAATACTACAGTATTCAATGCATAAATGGTAGGAAGCTGGGAAACCGAACAATTGAGCCATACAAATCAGCAACTAGATTGGGcttcaaagaaaggaaaatcatTTTGTCCTCCCACCCATTCACGTGGAGAAGGCATAGAGCTTCAAGGAAGAcgctttttttttggttcatatGGGGCACAATAGACATGACAGACAGAAACAAAGCAGTCTTGACTACACCTCAAAAAGTTTAAACAGAAGTTTTTTGACCCGTGCATGGAAATTAATCATGGCATGCCTCAATATGGTCCTTGACATGTATTAACATGGACAAAATCATCAACAGCTTTTCAAAGTTTGGTCATCGGTCATCGGTCCAACCGCAAAAAGGAACAAGATCAATGCTCCATAAAAGTGCTATGATgaatttttatagaaaaatggTATTCTATATGTGTAAGATTGACTGAACCAAGAGATGAATCTGTGTCTAATAACAACTTGTAAGAGGTAGTCATATCTGACAAATTATTCTTGTCAAATCTCTCCAGTTTCATCAGTTTTTAACCACGACCTCTGAAGCACAGCAAAGAGAATGGCAAGGAGATACCACTTGTCGTGCGCCAAAATTAGATGGACGAATATATGTAGCAATATAATGCCATATCCCAGTAGATACAAAAAAGTACCTTATCATAATCCCAAATGTTTAAGAGGCCATCCTCTGCAGAGCTTCCAAACACAGATGACTTGTGTGGAGACCactggaaaatttttaaaacaaataatttaaaacaaGCACTACAGATCTACTTAtagattataaaaataaatgggaaaagcaaaaaaaaatagatcagTAAAAAGAACAGAATTGTTGATTAGTACTTGAACACAAAGAACAGCAGCTTTGTGACCCTCAAATTTGAAGATAGGTGATCCAACTCCATTAGAAGTAAGATTCCGGCGATCAAACATGTGAACAGAATTATCTGCCGACCTGGTGCGATATCATGTCACATAAACATAAAACTCACATATACAGAACTCAACATCGCAGAATACAAAATAAAGCAGCATAAAAAACCACAAGTATCCCACATCCAGGATTTACCCAAACTTAAGTTCCATAACAAGAGATCATACCCAGTCAAAATCAGGTTATCATCATGGGGGTTCCAATCAACACAATGGAGATCAGCATCATGTGCCTTTTCAACCTGCAAAAGAGATGAGGTGGGAGGATCAGAACCTGCATTAATAGTACTAAAATTGTCATAAAAAAAGGTTGAAAGTCGTATTACTTGTTAACTGCCAACAGAATGCAAACAAAGTGGACAGAGGAAGCATGAAAAACACATCAATGAACagattgtaatttgaaaaaatagcACAAAGCTGATTGGGAATTCCGATACCACAAAATACCAGTTGATCATCAACACATTGCATTCACTACAagtaaaaaaatgtcaataacACTACTTCATAACTCTGGGCTAATCAAACAGGCTAACAACGAGTGAATCAAAGATAAACAGAGAGTAAAAAAAGATGGTGCCCAACATCTCCAAGGCTATCGTACTCCAAAGATCATATTCTCCTTAATGAATATTAGAACATCACCCTTGAGGTGTAACTCAAGAAGTAAATGAGCTGACAGACCCGAAAATCCCTCCATATTGCTAGTTCAACTCCTGATGCTTCAAGTGCCAGACTTAAGTACTTTCGAAATCCTTTCATACTTGTTAAGACACTATTGCTGTTATTAACATCCCTGTTTAAAACATTTGAGCCAGCCTACTCTAACTACACAATCAATAACTCAAGGCCTTTCAGAATTCTACAGCATGCATAAGAGACAATAAAAGACAAGATGATCACGCCTTTCCAAAGGGGCAGTGCTACACCATCCATAGAGCAAAGAAGCGTGTCACAGATTCTCACAATTTAGAATGATTCTGCAGCAAGTAGGAGATACAAAAGCAAAGTTGATGTAGCTTATTCATAGCGGCTGAGGTTTTCGCTTACCTCATTTgaagagaaatgaaaaaaagaaagaccaaGAACTATCATAAGACATAAAGAAAATTGATAAGATGTATAACCTTGACGACCGGACCAGAGCCTGTACGTGCATCCCACAATATAAGGCAAGAATCATCACCTACACTGCAAAATTCCTGTGCACTACAGCACACAACACAATGTAGTAGTAAGATATTAGAATACATTGTAAACCTCATTTTACTAATCTTTACCATGATTAACATAATGGATCAAGAAGAAAGAGTTAGAAGAATGCATAAACAAGGACCTTACATCTTATTGAGATATATATTTCAGCATTGCACACAGCCACTACAAATACCATACTGAAAAATAACAAAGCCCAGACTCTCAAAAAGCATAACTAATGTCCTAAATAACATATCAATGGGAGAAGATAAACTTCTTAAGCAACAATCAAGGAATCAATGAGCTAAATGACCACAAACCACAAAAGGTACCTGGATGGACAAAAAGCCACATCTTCAACTGTGTCCTCATGTCCATTGTAGACACCTCGAGGTCCCACAGTAGGGGCATCAGCAGCTTTATCATTTCCATCTTGTTTAATAATTGATCCACCAGAACCTGGCGACTTGGCTGCCGATGGGTCAGTGGCTGATGTTGTTATATGGTCCTGAATACTCCACAAAACTACTAACTTGTCTTTCCCTGCAATAGAAACCTTcttgaattaaagaaaattgcTGCAAAGGAACAGCTTATGTGTGTCCTAAAGAAGAGCTAGCACATTCAACCACCATAGCTCAtaccaaaaaaatttcacataccaaaataagataaatatatatccTATAGTGCACAAGCCATGGTTATACACTTGACCCAGACAAGCATAAACTTCAGTCCTACCTTTCTGTGTTTGAAACTCAAATGCTAACATCTAAGATTGTGTAACAAATACATATCAGGAGCAGTTCCCAGAATCGATCAAGTAATAAGACtcatcaagaaacaaaaaaaaaatcaaacctcCAGAGAGCACATAGGGTTCAGCGGGACTCATTGCAAGAGCGAATTCCGCATTATCTTGATGTCCAGTCAAAATCTGCATGACGAGTTCAAGTTAACATGTTATAATGTCTCCTGAGAAAACACACAGTTCAGCCACAGAAAAGTAGCAGTTACCAACAATTTTACCAGTAGAATTCTTAAGAATATAAGCACATGCAAGAATATTTAGAGAAGGATCCTCGCGCAGAGATTTGCAACGTGATTTGGGTTAGTATTGCATTTCTCGAGCACTGAACTGATGCTGACCCCCAAAATTTCTTAGATAAACACATTGATGACGCTGAAGAACACAATATACTAAGAATTTGGTCCATGTCAACATTATAATAAGGGAAAAATACATGTGGACTTCCTCAAGTCCTTTCACACAACTGGATAGCCAGCATGCTCACCAAAATAGCGAAGCAatgatattttataaaaatttccCTCTTCTTCTGCAACAAGGATTTGGAGTTTCTACTTCCGAAAACAAAGAAAGCAGCATAGAGATCCATATTCAATCACTTATGCCAtgcaaaattaaaaatgatCCAAATCTAGTGCAGGTTGTACATAAGAGAAACTTCATGGAAGAAGCTTCTTGTACAGAGCTAAAACTTAGGACTTATAGGAAACTTTTCTCTGCAGATACCATATTCAACCAACCATTCACTACGGTGTTAGGTATCATGAAAATTGTTATAAATGTTTAACCACATTGTAGAGAAGATGAAAGTgattcaagaagaagaagaaaacaaatcataATTCTTCAAAATTAATACCAAATCAGGGCGAGAATTTGTAGCTCCAAGGACAGCATGACGGTTCGGTTGTGCTTCAACATCCCATATAAGAACCTGAATTTTTAACGAATACCAAATTAAACAAGAAACACTAAAGTTTGACAGCCACCTATATATAAATCAAAAATTGTATTCCTGGCTAAAGTGACTGAAAAAAGTGAGACATGTACATCAGGACTGTCAGTATGAGTGGCCACTATATTGGCATTCTGTGGGAGCTCCCTGATTCTGTTCACCTACAAAATTATACCAGTAAATAGTACAATAGAGAATGAagtatgcaaaaaaaaaaaaaagcagcagcATTCATGACTAATAAAGATGCACAGAGGGTAAGTATCATCAATTGGTGAAGAAAGAGGGGGAGTGCTATGggggaaggaagaaaagaagaggcATACAAAACAAGTTCAACTGTAAGACAAAAGACAAATCCCAGACGCATAGAGGCTAAATATCCATAGAACAGTTTGATGATAGAAGAACTTCATTAAACTTTTGTCTCATATTTGACCCAAAAAGGACGAAAAAACCCACTCAGTTTATGAAAAGGCAAAAGTATATAAacattttgtcaataaaagagtatatgtattttttgtttgcttGGAAAGAGTATATAAAATTTAGCGGACAACCAGCGTACGGAAGAAATCATACCTCTCCTGGATGAATGATTGTCTTGTACTTCTTTACAAATGGTGAGCGTGCTTCTTCATTGAACTGTAAATAAGCCAATTCATGTCAAATACATATAATGGAACTGAATGCGAAACGTCACAACTCCAGAAATACATAACGAGAAAATAGTCAGAAAAGGATAACCATTACCTGAGATATATGCTCTGCAGCTGCAACTCTCGGTTTGACAACTTCACAATTTGCAATAACCAGAGTATTTGGAACACTGCCATCAGTCTGAAAATACACTAGGAAAAAACCTCAGAGCTTGTCGAGTACAATGCAGTCCAGTTGAAATATTAGAATCGGACAATTCAAATATGGGGGCATCGAGTTGAACCTAAGATATACAGGGGACAAGCAAAAATAGGTATTTCCAACAAGAGCAGAAAATATAAGTGCAGTTCCATCTATGTTCTATAATTATTCAATCTCACCAAGAGTGAGTgagaaaatatgaaataaacaaaataagctggaaaatttataattaaaaaaaaaaaccaacaacaaCTACACAAATGCTgacagttttctttttttttgttttgaaacagGGTTTGGGGAGGGaataggattcgaacccacaaCCTAATGGATGGGTGGTCCCTTACATGCAacgtgattgtcgttcaactcATGGCTCACTTGCCATAAGTGCTGACAGTTAACAACATAAGAGCATCACAATTTTTTCAttagatatataatatattgcatGGTTTAAGTGGAATTACATTTTTTGAGGTACATATACCATAAAAATAAAGTACATCTAGAATCGAAAAATTTTACAGTGGCATTAATGATTAAGAATAATGAATACACCTAGAGTTAAATCTGGACCATCACGCAACTCGAAAGTGAAGCAGAACACTGGTTTAATGTTATCATATCCTCGGATCATTTCAAGCCACAAAAGCATCCAAACATAAACAATATTTGCACTTAAAACAAGCATTAACAAAGCTAACACATGCCTGCTCAGACAAGTAAAGGCGTTGGCGATTCTTGTAGGTTGCAACATCAAGCTGTGGGCCCCACCTGCTCTCACAAGCAAAAGCAAGTCAGCAAACTGTTTAAGAAGAACAGATAGATCATTGCCATACATAGCGACacaaacaaagcaaaaaaaaaaaaaaaaccaacctgATATCTTGATGATTAAAAAAACACtacaaaagtaaaacaaataaGACATATGAACGCTAATTTCTAGGGTTTCTATCCTCCAAGATCCATGGACATAAATGAAGATAAAGTTTCCTAGGGTTTTTGGCAACATTTCACCGACCAAGTAAGGATTAAAGACATGCTCATCCTAGGTGGAGTCACTAAACAGATTCCACACATTTAGAAACAAGGATACAATGTACACTATTTTAGGTACTAATTAGGAACAGGGACAAAAATAAAAGCAAGATGGACTTAACATCTTGATCAAAATCGATTTAAAGAACACTACAAAATAAGCGCACATATACACTGAAGTATACGAGaatgaaaacagaaagaaaTAGGAACGCCCATTTCTAGGGTTTCTGTCCACCAAGATCCGTGGAACATATATGAAGATAATAAGTTTCTTAGGGTTCTGGTAACATTTCACGGATGCATGACATGTAAGGAAAACCTCATCCTAGaatcacaaaaacaacaaagaaggaaaaaagaaaccctaaaaccctaaaagagagagagagagacagagagagagtgtaTGTGAGTACCGGCAGGAGAGAGAAGGCCAGACGAGGTTATGATTAGCGAGCCAGTCGTAGAGAACGGGGACGAGACTCTTCCACTGAGTGTACTTCTCGTCGACGGTGGGTGGCTGAGATTTCTTGGCCTCTTTCATTCTGCTGCCTTGGTCTTCTTTCTTGTCGTCCTTGGGCTTGGGTTTTCGGCCTCTCTTCTTCGGGGCTGGAGGATCCATTTCCTAGCAACAGCGTCGCCGATTCTTATATAGAAACACAATCTCCGGGACCGGACCTACCCCACCTAGGGATTCTGAGAGCGATGTGACCTCCGTTAATGGAGAGAAAACAGATTATTAAAAGATGGTGCCATATACACGCTCTTTTAAAGAGGGTGCAGAACACGCTGCCTGTCGCCAATTCTACTTTTTTTGGCGTTTTGTGTGAAAGAAGCATCCCAACGGATAGTTTTACCCTCAGCACGTAGGGTGTGCGTAGGAATATAAAACTCCGGGATGTTTCGACCGTCccataaaaaattcaaatattctCAATAGagataatttgatttttattttaaaaaataaaaaatttagacGGAATAAtgcatatttatgatttttttttttaaatttgaccCCAAAATGTTATTACAGTAGGGCATGCGGTACCCATTTTTGTGAAGGGTGACAAAAAAATCAATTCTGAGTCAATTTCGGATGGGACAATAACAATTGTTTATAAAATAGTTAGATGGCTGGAGCTAACCTTGATTAAATTTCATACCTACTTAATTAAACATatccaaatttatttaaattcagacaaataaatcaaataataatataatatgatttaaagtccaaacaagtaaatcggacaaaattTCCATGTTTGAACCCAAACCCGGTTTTAAACCAGTTTGTGTTTGGACCTAAATTAATTTTAGACCTAtcacttatgtccaaactttgCTTAATTCGAATCggataaattcgatcatccaaATCGGATatagttttgtcacccctaatttTGATCCATGTTGTAGCAAGTAACAACCACAATAGAACGGTTAAGAAAAACTCAATCAAACCCAGAAAAATGATTAATCTAATGATTAATCCTCTGGCATCAAAAATCTAGGCTCAAAATGTGAAATATAACATCTACTCCTTTGGTCAGAGTTAAAAGAGTGTTTGAGCCTTGTTACGTCCACTTTCATGATGACTAACTTGACCCATTGGTCAGGATCTTTCTAGCTCAATCTTCAGAAATTAAACATAAACACCAGAGGAAAGTAGAAGAAACAAAGATCCAAACCCCTGCACAGAAAGGTATTAGCCTATTAGGTACCAGCCACTAACCAAAATCTCTTATTATGCAATACCAGAAGGTTATGAAAGAGTTGAAAGTCATACCAAGAAAACAGAAGCCACTGCTCCTGTTATAAGCTCCTTGGCAAGACTGCGATTTCACCTCGATGAGGTTGCTTCATAGCTGCACAAAATATTCAGCACCATTATGAacccaaagaaaaaaggaatagaCGATGAAGCAAGTAAAATTTAATATGATTCACATCCTCATACGAAAGGGCGACACTAACTCTCATCCATAAATTGTGATAAGTTTAAGGATTAATCAATGAAATGTCAACAATAGCACAAGAAAATTTATCTTCAGCACAGGAAGAAAAAGTAGTGATCAGCCAGCCTCCCAAAAGAAACATCGGCCAAAATTCAAGCCAAATGTGAGGAAACTCACTTGTCTTTGATCATAGACACATGGCAATTCAGTCCCAGTGGTTTAGTGAAAATAGTGCAGTGAACAAAGCTTATTTATAGATATAATTGATAAGAGATTAAGTAAATGATTACATGTGGC encodes the following:
- the LOC119993134 gene encoding WD-40 repeat-containing protein MSI4-like — its product is MDPPAPKKRGRKPKPKDDKKEDQGSRMKEAKKSQPPTVDEKYTQWKSLVPVLYDWLANHNLVWPSLSCRWGPQLDVATYKNRQRLYLSEQTDGSVPNTLVIANCEVVKPRVAAAEHISQFNEEARSPFVKKYKTIIHPGEVNRIRELPQNANIVATHTDSPDVLIWDVEAQPNRHAVLGATNSRPDLILTGHQDNAEFALAMSPAEPYVLSGGKDKLVVLWSIQDHITTSATDPSAAKSPGSGGSIIKQDGNDKAADAPTVGPRGVYNGHEDTVEDVAFCPSSAQEFCSVGDDSCLILWDARTGSGPVVKVEKAHDADLHCVDWNPHDDNLILTGSADNSVHMFDRRNLTSNGVGSPIFKFEGHKAAVLCVQWSPHKSSVFGSSAEDGLLNIWDYDKVGKQSGSASESPSSPAGLFFQHTGHRDKVVDFHWNASDPWTIVSVSDDCETTGGGGTLQIWRMSDLLYRPEDEVLAELEKFKAHVVECAAKT